The following coding sequences are from one Bifidobacterium sp. window:
- a CDS encoding TetR family transcriptional regulator codes for MTNSIQRPQIRDLRARRRQQLVSDVQQVALSLIETNGFASTTVDDIARSAGISTRTFFRYFPSKEDAVLAGNRLLDEAIDDIEFTGSISDVLTQLEQVYREHLKTLRHMDQTGLRSAQCLIEREPALQDASAARDAATLRHFKQRLDRTWPSGNTLAASLAVEVAAATLRAAIEGWRRDTTKQSIDDLISMFDTARKLLREATSQE; via the coding sequence ATGACCAACTCCATCCAAAGACCTCAGATCAGGGATCTTCGAGCACGCAGGAGACAGCAATTGGTTAGCGACGTACAACAGGTCGCCTTATCGCTCATAGAGACCAATGGCTTTGCCTCAACCACTGTTGACGACATAGCACGTTCTGCCGGAATATCGACGCGTACGTTCTTCCGCTATTTCCCAAGCAAAGAGGATGCCGTGCTCGCCGGAAACAGACTCCTTGACGAAGCCATCGATGATATTGAGTTCACCGGAAGCATAAGCGACGTATTGACTCAGCTCGAACAGGTGTATCGAGAGCATCTGAAAACACTCCGTCACATGGACCAGACAGGGCTGCGTTCCGCTCAATGTCTGATAGAACGTGAACCCGCCCTGCAAGACGCCTCAGCCGCGAGAGATGCTGCCACCCTGCGTCACTTCAAACAACGGCTGGACCGGACTTGGCCGAGCGGGAACACATTGGCAGCGTCTTTGGCCGTTGAAGTAGCCGCAGCAACCCTTCGTGCCGCAATTGAAGGATGGCGAAGAGACACGACGAAGCAATCCATTGACGATCTCATCTCCATGTTCGATACGGCACGCAAATTACTTCGAGAAGCCACATCGCAAGAGTGA
- a CDS encoding SDR family oxidoreductase — MYKKPKALVVSASVIAVLVIAALLIAAFRRQETMAPTSTADTSNSGQFGADSYNTPEVAEEMRWINENVEEDARFRGSKVLVTGSTAGIGQLAANYLIHRGFSVVAHARGDKRAADARRDLPGLDSVVVGDFNNLDRSRELADELNSLGPFDAVIHNAGIYTGEPEELLTVNVLSPYVLTALMDKPKQLIYLSSDLQSSGSFDEAKIIDANPQTSYHDTKLYLLTMSNYLAAHWSNVQVNAVTPGWVPTKMGFADGNTTTPDTLKTGYMTQVRLVEGEVAGTGQFLFKDQAFPMNPQSQDPEVQRRLFTALEQRTGVELPQ, encoded by the coding sequence ATGTACAAGAAACCCAAGGCTCTAGTAGTATCAGCCAGCGTCATCGCGGTGCTGGTCATAGCGGCGCTACTCATTGCCGCATTCAGGAGGCAAGAGACCATGGCACCCACGAGCACTGCGGACACTTCGAATTCCGGGCAGTTCGGAGCCGATAGCTATAACACGCCTGAAGTGGCCGAGGAAATGCGTTGGATCAACGAGAACGTGGAGGAGGACGCCAGATTCCGCGGAAGCAAGGTACTGGTGACCGGTTCGACAGCCGGCATCGGCCAACTGGCTGCAAACTATCTCATCCATAGAGGATTCAGTGTTGTCGCCCACGCCCGCGGCGACAAGCGTGCGGCAGATGCCAGGCGCGATCTTCCCGGTTTGGACTCCGTAGTGGTCGGCGATTTCAACAATCTCGACCGCAGCAGAGAACTTGCCGACGAGCTCAATAGTCTGGGACCATTTGATGCCGTCATCCACAATGCGGGGATATACACCGGCGAACCCGAAGAGTTGCTCACCGTCAACGTGCTGTCACCATACGTCTTGACGGCGTTGATGGATAAACCGAAACAACTGATATATCTCTCGTCCGACTTGCAGAGTTCCGGATCGTTCGACGAAGCCAAAATCATCGACGCCAATCCTCAGACCAGCTATCATGATACGAAGCTGTACCTTCTGACCATGTCGAATTATCTGGCTGCTCATTGGTCTAACGTACAGGTCAATGCGGTGACCCCCGGCTGGGTGCCAACCAAAATGGGATTCGCTGACGGCAATACCACCACACCGGACACTCTCAAGACCGGATATATGACCCAAGTCAGGCTAGTGGAAGGAGAGGTCGCGGGAACAGGGCAATTTCTGTTCAAAGACCAGGCCTTCCCGATGAATCCTCAAAGCCAAGATCCTGAGGTGCAACGCAGACTATTCACAGCTCTAGAGCAACGCACAGGGGTGGAGCTGCCTCAATAA
- a CDS encoding LysR family transcriptional regulator gives MELRVLRYFVAVAQEGNISHAAESMRVSQPTISRQLKELEDELGVKLFERGSRTVTLTQAGEYLLTQAHQMLAISDKTTANIQQTKQISGSIIVGCAEVPMIDTLAKAIQRLSEIAPEVTVNVYSTDADDVHERMNSGVFDFGVVMEPTIKNDYHFLRLPGTTPWGLLMKSDCALAQRQVITPKDLDQQRIIVSQQKSSANLVNSWLGSSDIGINIVATYNLLYNASKLTVAGVGPCLCIDGIVNTEGSELTFVPLSPKLEARASLVWSKSNQLSPAANAFLDIFRNVSSDIGVD, from the coding sequence GTGGAATTACGAGTACTGAGGTATTTTGTAGCCGTTGCGCAGGAGGGAAACATCTCGCACGCAGCTGAAAGCATGCGAGTGTCCCAGCCCACAATATCCCGCCAACTCAAGGAACTCGAGGATGAGCTCGGGGTGAAGCTATTCGAGCGGGGAAGCAGAACAGTCACATTGACCCAGGCGGGGGAGTATCTGCTGACCCAGGCGCATCAGATGCTGGCCATCAGTGACAAAACTACAGCGAATATTCAGCAAACGAAGCAAATCAGCGGAAGTATCATCGTCGGTTGTGCTGAGGTGCCGATGATCGACACGCTTGCCAAAGCTATACAACGCTTGTCGGAAATTGCTCCGGAGGTTACCGTAAATGTGTATAGCACGGATGCCGACGACGTTCACGAGCGTATGAACTCTGGCGTATTTGATTTTGGCGTGGTGATGGAGCCTACGATAAAGAATGACTATCACTTTCTGCGTTTACCCGGCACTACACCGTGGGGCTTGCTGATGAAATCAGATTGTGCGCTCGCACAACGGCAGGTGATTACTCCAAAGGATTTGGATCAACAACGGATCATAGTTTCACAACAGAAAAGCAGCGCGAATCTCGTGAACAGCTGGCTTGGGAGCAGTGATATCGGAATTAACATCGTTGCTACGTACAACCTCTTGTACAATGCCTCCAAACTCACAGTGGCCGGGGTCGGTCCTTGTCTGTGTATTGACGGGATAGTAAACACTGAAGGCAGCGAACTCACATTCGTTCCGCTGTCGCCAAAATTGGAGGCCCGTGCAAGCCTGGTTTGGTCCAAGAGTAATCAACTCTCACCAGCAGCTAATGCCTTCCTTGATATTTTCAGGAATGTTTCCTCTGACATTGGTGTTGATTAG
- a CDS encoding NAD(P)H-binding protein: MKRILILGANGATAQLIVERLLQESDDQLLLFLRDAQRLKRFVDNPRVTIAEGDVHDSTTLEQSMNGVDIVYSNIGGIDLADSTRHILSAMKATGRTRLIFFSAIGALHEVPGAFGEWNERAIKDYLPGFRESDALINAEKSINTTQIRPTWLTNHDEIDYNITEKTEAPTGTEVSRKSVADVVVRLLKDPDLYPNDSIGIEKPNTEGDKPAWM; the protein is encoded by the coding sequence ATGAAACGCATACTGATATTGGGAGCCAACGGCGCCACCGCGCAACTGATCGTTGAAAGGCTGCTGCAGGAAAGCGACGACCAGCTGCTTCTCTTCCTGCGCGACGCGCAGCGGCTGAAGCGTTTTGTCGACAACCCACGCGTAACGATCGCAGAAGGGGATGTGCACGATTCCACAACGCTTGAGCAGTCCATGAACGGTGTCGACATCGTTTACTCGAACATCGGAGGCATCGACCTCGCCGACTCCACACGGCATATTCTTTCGGCAATGAAGGCCACGGGACGAACACGCCTCATATTCTTCAGCGCCATAGGTGCGCTCCATGAGGTGCCAGGAGCTTTCGGCGAATGGAACGAACGCGCCATCAAGGACTATCTGCCCGGTTTCCGCGAGTCGGATGCATTGATCAACGCCGAAAAATCGATCAACACCACGCAGATTCGTCCGACTTGGCTGACCAACCACGACGAGATCGACTACAACATCACGGAAAAAACCGAAGCTCCCACCGGAACCGAAGTGTCCCGCAAGAGTGTCGCAGATGTTGTTGTACGCCTTCTCAAAGATCCGGATCTGTATCCAAATGACAGCATCGGCATCGAAAAACCAAACACCGAGGGAGACAAACCAGCATGGATGTGA
- a CDS encoding SDR family oxidoreductase, with product MDVTTTDSEDTMSVQGKAIIVTGASSGIGMATVQRLAEHGARIVFGARREDKLEELAGLLPSGRYAYAATDVSNFDDVQHLVDLSVERFGKVDALFNNAGIMPLSTLSEGKRDDWQRMLQTNIMGLLNGISAVLPVMHRQGYGHILATGSMAGYNLYPGAAVYCGTKFAERAIMEGLRREEHGNGIKTTYVAPGMVDTQLYESIGDEARSQEVVSAWHEHNHSLTPDDIARFVEFAIAAPERMVINEVSIRPLAED from the coding sequence ATGGATGTGACGACAACGGATTCGGAAGACACGATGAGCGTTCAAGGAAAAGCGATCATCGTTACGGGAGCATCCAGCGGCATCGGCATGGCCACTGTCCAACGGCTGGCCGAGCATGGTGCGAGAATCGTATTCGGAGCAAGACGCGAGGACAAACTCGAGGAACTCGCCGGGCTCCTTCCGTCTGGTCGGTATGCGTATGCAGCCACCGATGTCAGCAACTTTGATGACGTGCAACATCTCGTTGATCTCTCCGTGGAGCGTTTCGGAAAGGTGGATGCCCTGTTCAACAATGCAGGGATCATGCCACTGAGCACATTGAGCGAGGGCAAACGTGACGATTGGCAACGCATGCTGCAGACCAACATCATGGGCCTGCTGAACGGCATATCCGCCGTGCTTCCCGTAATGCATCGACAGGGATACGGTCATATCCTTGCAACCGGTTCAATGGCCGGCTATAACCTCTACCCGGGCGCAGCGGTCTACTGCGGCACGAAATTCGCGGAACGGGCCATCATGGAGGGCCTGCGGCGCGAGGAGCACGGCAATGGCATCAAGACGACCTATGTCGCACCAGGTATGGTCGACACGCAACTGTACGAGTCGATCGGCGATGAGGCCCGCTCACAGGAGGTGGTCTCTGCCTGGCATGAACACAACCACTCACTCACTCCAGACGATATCGCACGTTTCGTGGAATTCGCCATCGCGGCCCCCGAGCGCATGGTGATCAACGAGGTATCCATTCGCCCGCTTGCGGAAGATTGA
- a CDS encoding NAD(P)-dependent alcohol dehydrogenase, which yields MHVHALVATSETDPLIPGTIERRDPGPRDVVIHIAWAGVCHSDIHTVHGDWGPAPFPLTVGHEIAGTVAAVGTEVSKFKVGDRVGVGTMVNSCGICANCQAGLEQYCLNGNTQAYGSRDRDGSITQGGYSSMIVVDEDFVLRVPSALPFETVAPLLCAGITTYSPLRHWGAGPGKRVAIVGLGGLGHMGVQLAHAMGAEVTVLSRTLNKMEDGLRLGADRYYATADDKTFVELAGTFDLIVNTVSAALPVDRFLGLLRQDGTLVNVGAPAQAMSLHVQSLLARRLSYAGSVTGSVAETQEMLDFCAEKGISAVVEVIAADQINEAWKRVLSSDVRYRFVIDASTFA from the coding sequence ATGCATGTACACGCACTGGTCGCGACTTCTGAAACCGATCCGCTGATACCAGGAACCATAGAACGGCGTGACCCCGGTCCTCGAGATGTGGTTATTCACATCGCCTGGGCAGGTGTGTGCCATTCCGACATTCATACCGTCCACGGCGACTGGGGACCAGCTCCGTTCCCGCTCACTGTCGGACATGAAATTGCCGGAACAGTGGCAGCCGTCGGTACGGAGGTCTCGAAATTCAAGGTCGGAGATCGAGTCGGTGTAGGAACCATGGTCAATTCCTGCGGTATCTGCGCAAACTGCCAAGCCGGACTTGAACAATACTGTCTGAACGGCAACACTCAAGCATATGGGTCCAGGGATCGTGATGGCAGCATCACACAAGGCGGATATTCTTCCATGATCGTCGTGGACGAGGATTTTGTGCTCCGAGTCCCCTCCGCTCTTCCATTTGAGACCGTCGCCCCACTGCTGTGCGCGGGAATAACGACATACTCGCCACTACGTCATTGGGGAGCAGGCCCTGGAAAGCGCGTGGCGATCGTCGGTTTGGGCGGTCTGGGCCACATGGGGGTTCAACTGGCGCACGCCATGGGAGCTGAGGTCACCGTCCTGTCACGGACCCTGAACAAAATGGAGGACGGTCTGCGACTTGGAGCAGACCGCTATTACGCCACTGCCGACGACAAGACCTTCGTGGAGCTGGCCGGAACCTTCGACCTGATCGTGAATACCGTCAGCGCCGCGTTACCGGTTGACAGGTTCCTGGGGTTGCTTCGGCAGGATGGAACCTTGGTGAATGTCGGAGCGCCGGCCCAAGCGATGTCCTTGCATGTGCAATCACTGCTCGCCAGGCGACTCTCCTATGCGGGATCCGTAACAGGTTCTGTGGCAGAGACCCAGGAAATGCTGGACTTTTGCGCCGAGAAAGGCATTTCCGCAGTTGTCGAAGTCATTGCGGCAGACCAAATCAACGAAGCCTGGAAGAGGGTGCTGTCCTCCGACGTTCGGTACAGGTTCGTCATCGACGCCTCGACGTTCGCGTGA
- a CDS encoding helix-turn-helix domain-containing protein: MAEDSRTIESMTLNAAKAQAISGHQPVDASDSRAQARSFLLSRRGRVTPDQVGLPEGRNRRVKGLRRSEVAELAGISVEYYTKLERGALSGASEQVLDALSCALLLDDAEREYLFDLAKVGVPRARASHRQAQQAWAPSRGLQWVLDSVTVGPAFVRNGRMDLLATNMLARALYDEVFTMPGQGANLARHTFLDDRAYDFYPHWGQIADATVAMLRTEAGRNSHDEGLHDLIGELSVRSDEFRTRWADGNVRHHGSGCKSFNHSAVGEMCLAYEGMIMESDPRLTVTIYTPEPGSHSAQRMQILASWAANRYEQHESSFRVMHETIGQALD, encoded by the coding sequence ATGGCCGAAGATAGTAGGACAATTGAGAGTATGACGCTCAATGCGGCAAAAGCCCAAGCGATATCCGGGCATCAGCCGGTTGATGCGAGCGATAGTCGTGCTCAGGCGCGATCTTTCCTGCTTTCACGGCGGGGGCGTGTGACTCCCGATCAAGTGGGATTGCCCGAAGGCAGAAATCGACGGGTCAAGGGTTTGCGGCGCAGCGAGGTGGCTGAGCTGGCTGGTATCAGTGTTGAGTACTACACCAAGCTCGAACGTGGCGCACTCTCCGGGGCTTCTGAGCAGGTGCTTGATGCGCTCTCGTGCGCGTTGCTGCTTGATGATGCTGAGCGTGAATATCTTTTCGATTTGGCCAAGGTGGGTGTTCCGCGTGCCAGAGCATCACATCGTCAAGCGCAACAAGCCTGGGCGCCCTCCCGTGGGCTGCAGTGGGTGCTGGACTCGGTGACGGTGGGCCCGGCATTCGTGCGCAACGGGCGTATGGATTTGCTGGCGACGAATATGTTAGCCAGAGCTCTCTATGATGAGGTGTTCACCATGCCGGGGCAGGGTGCGAATCTTGCGCGGCACACCTTCCTAGATGACCGCGCGTATGACTTTTACCCACACTGGGGCCAAATTGCCGATGCCACGGTGGCCATGCTGCGTACCGAAGCTGGACGCAACTCTCATGATGAAGGGTTACACGATCTGATCGGCGAGTTAAGCGTCCGTAGCGATGAATTCCGCACACGGTGGGCAGACGGCAACGTGCGTCATCATGGCTCGGGTTGCAAAAGTTTCAACCACTCCGCGGTAGGGGAGATGTGTCTTGCCTATGAAGGAATGATCATGGAATCTGACCCGAGACTGACCGTGACGATCTATACGCCCGAACCCGGGTCGCATTCGGCGCAGCGTATGCAGATACTCGCATCGTGGGCTGCGAACCGTTACGAGCAGCATGAGAGTTCATTCCGCGTGATGCACGAGACCATCGGGCAGGCACTGGATTGA
- a CDS encoding FAD-binding oxidoreductase, which yields MTRKALFWLLAILFPLPMLLVLNASLSDVFEVRLFIMLGALAYSWWLASILLSVRPSWLDRWVGLPQVYMLHGVLGVTALLAAYLHLDNTHAHSQLAANVGHWAFYLSLAVALYSIVFMSGWLVDRFRSVAKVKHCLEHVLHHQVSLWLHRLNLIAVVLIAVHVHVIAQLRQHLVFMIVFDLYTVATLGVYAWKKWIAPDSYLTGLVTENRALNGSTRQVRITLDSRSADIRPGDFFFIRFEGPGIPREWHPFSLTDDSQGVVVFTIRQLGDYTRTVPQIPIGTTARLDGPFGRFDGIIRESGAGRPLVLIGMGAGVAPLLSLAAGYLRNRKISLLWSIHSPNDNYYADLIDNYRNSSDGSFDALTRVGRFTRDALQSQLSEEQIGNAIYFIVGPNAGVLSTQRTLKRLGVSTGRIHHERLTM from the coding sequence ATGACACGCAAAGCGCTGTTTTGGCTTCTCGCCATACTGTTCCCTCTGCCAATGCTTCTTGTGCTCAACGCGTCGTTGAGTGATGTGTTTGAAGTGCGTTTGTTCATCATGCTCGGTGCGCTCGCCTATTCATGGTGGCTGGCGTCGATCCTGCTCAGTGTGCGTCCGTCATGGCTTGACCGGTGGGTTGGACTGCCGCAGGTATACATGCTGCACGGCGTGCTCGGTGTGACAGCGCTGTTGGCTGCATATCTGCACTTGGATAACACGCACGCGCATAGCCAACTAGCCGCAAATGTCGGGCATTGGGCATTCTATCTGTCTTTAGCGGTCGCCCTCTATTCGATCGTATTCATGAGCGGATGGCTCGTCGACAGATTCAGGTCAGTGGCCAAAGTGAAGCATTGCTTGGAGCATGTACTGCATCATCAGGTTTCCTTGTGGCTGCACCGATTGAACCTAATCGCGGTCGTGCTCATCGCCGTGCACGTCCATGTCATTGCACAGCTTCGTCAACACCTCGTGTTCATGATCGTTTTTGATTTGTATACGGTGGCGACCCTGGGTGTGTATGCGTGGAAGAAGTGGATAGCGCCGGATTCGTACCTGACCGGACTCGTAACGGAGAATCGGGCATTGAACGGATCGACCAGACAGGTGCGCATCACACTTGACAGCAGGTCTGCCGATATTCGGCCAGGCGACTTCTTCTTTATTCGATTCGAAGGGCCGGGTATTCCACGTGAGTGGCATCCTTTCTCTTTGACGGACGACAGCCAGGGTGTCGTGGTGTTCACTATCAGACAACTTGGTGATTACACAAGAACGGTTCCTCAGATACCGATCGGGACCACGGCGAGACTTGATGGCCCGTTTGGCAGATTCGACGGCATTATTCGTGAAAGCGGAGCCGGCAGGCCTCTCGTGCTCATCGGTATGGGTGCGGGTGTTGCCCCATTGCTTAGTCTCGCAGCAGGATACCTGCGGAACAGGAAAATCTCACTGCTGTGGTCGATTCACAGTCCCAATGACAATTACTACGCTGACCTGATTGACAACTATCGCAATAGCAGCGACGGCAGTTTCGATGCGCTTACCAGAGTCGGGCGCTTTACTCGTGACGCCCTGCAATCACAGCTTTCAGAAGAGCAGATCGGCAATGCGATCTATTTCATCGTCGGGCCGAATGCGGGAGTGCTGTCTACGCAGCGGACTCTGAAACGGCTTGGTGTTTCCACCGGCCGCATCCATCATGAGAGGCTCACCATGTGA
- a CDS encoding flavodoxin: protein MMRERSKLIALMSIIAVVFAALVAVNIHFGSSGQSNQNTAVPVHTDLPPETGSSAPEGNSSQGSGGRILVVYFSMTGQNYGGRDLKVGNTEHVAQFIHERVGGDIYRIRTVHAYPTNYDDIVNQAEQELDNHVFPQITDDQPDTDGYDTVFLGYPIWWGEQPMPVQTFMRDHNLNGKTVIPFATHEGSGFGNSLSVLNEYYPRATIRDGFQKRGTTVEDDLSGTQNEVNQWLQGLGY from the coding sequence ATGATGCGGGAACGTTCTAAGCTCATCGCCCTGATGAGCATAATCGCTGTGGTATTCGCTGCATTGGTGGCGGTGAACATTCATTTTGGCTCATCCGGTCAGTCCAATCAGAATACAGCCGTGCCCGTGCATACCGATCTTCCACCGGAAACCGGCTCGTCCGCGCCGGAGGGGAACTCCTCGCAAGGTTCAGGTGGTCGGATATTGGTCGTCTACTTCTCAATGACCGGGCAGAATTATGGGGGTCGTGATCTGAAAGTCGGCAACACTGAGCATGTCGCCCAGTTCATCCATGAGCGGGTGGGCGGTGACATCTATCGCATACGAACAGTGCATGCATATCCAACGAATTACGATGACATCGTCAATCAGGCTGAGCAAGAGTTGGATAACCACGTCTTTCCGCAAATTACCGACGATCAGCCGGATACTGATGGGTATGACACGGTGTTCCTGGGATATCCGATATGGTGGGGCGAGCAGCCGATGCCGGTGCAGACCTTCATGCGTGACCACAATCTGAATGGGAAGACGGTCATACCCTTCGCTACGCATGAAGGCTCTGGATTCGGTAACTCGCTTTCAGTGTTGAATGAATATTATCCGAGGGCGACCATACGAGACGGCTTCCAGAAACGCGGCACCACGGTGGAGGACGATCTGTCCGGTACTCAAAACGAAGTAAACCAGTGGCTTCAAGGATTGGGGTATTGA
- a CDS encoding transporter substrate-binding domain-containing protein, producing MAFSAKRIAVFFVTVATIVSLGACGSASGSSTGQNSSNGVQTINVAGVTGKKPYTYQEDGNYTGYDFELLKKIDEKLPKYQFKYTTLQQDALLTGLQSGKYSLASCSFYGTAERFQTFDYSKKPTGLSDARLIIRSDEAGTINSLADLAKSGKKLAPIPTDDARYTLINQYNEENPNNKIEFEGATEKSATVADVLKSVAAKKYDAAIYPYTSYEAIKDELNLNLKLTDSIGLFPTVFLYHKGDSTSQLRKDVDKVLQEFRDDGTLSKLSEKWYGEDVFKLKGADKVDSVIYWK from the coding sequence ATGGCATTTTCTGCAAAACGGATCGCCGTATTTTTCGTAACCGTAGCCACAATCGTTTCACTTGGTGCATGCGGGTCTGCTTCTGGCTCATCAACAGGTCAGAACAGCAGCAACGGTGTTCAGACCATCAATGTTGCAGGCGTAACCGGGAAAAAGCCCTATACCTATCAGGAAGATGGCAACTACACAGGATATGATTTTGAACTCCTGAAGAAAATCGATGAGAAGTTGCCCAAGTACCAGTTCAAGTACACCACACTCCAGCAGGATGCACTCCTGACCGGCCTACAGTCCGGCAAGTACAGTCTGGCGAGCTGCTCCTTCTACGGTACTGCAGAGCGATTTCAGACTTTCGATTATTCCAAGAAACCCACAGGACTCAGTGACGCGCGCCTGATTATCCGCTCCGACGAAGCAGGAACCATCAATTCCTTAGCCGACCTCGCCAAGTCAGGCAAGAAGCTCGCGCCAATCCCTACCGACGATGCCCGTTACACTCTCATCAACCAATACAACGAGGAAAACCCGAACAACAAGATTGAGTTTGAAGGAGCCACTGAGAAGTCAGCAACCGTCGCAGATGTGTTGAAATCTGTAGCAGCCAAAAAGTATGATGCTGCAATCTATCCATATACCTCATATGAAGCGATTAAAGATGAACTCAATCTGAACCTGAAGCTCACCGACTCCATCGGATTGTTCCCCACTGTTTTCCTTTATCACAAGGGTGATTCGACTTCACAGCTGCGCAAGGATGTCGACAAGGTGCTTCAGGAGTTTCGGGACGATGGCACACTCTCCAAGTTGAGCGAAAAATGGTATGGAGAGGACGTTTTCAAATTGAAGGGCGCCGATAAGGTCGATAGCGTCATTTACTGGAAGTGA
- a CDS encoding NAD/NADP octopine/nopaline dehydrogenase family protein, whose translation MKIGIIGAGNTGVACATHLTDAGYEAVLFTRSDAKQSALREGIEVSGAANGKYSFDAVTDIAQMLRRVNIVIICTWANAHSEVFTAIREALASQSTPHDDNNESGSLQGPIDIIVFNGNWGAYKAYAQLGENPSIGCIAETSGMPYVANMNFDGTPHLHLSAIKTTLTASFTTKNSIAQNVLHDLYEDVKVADSLFETSLMAPNPIIHAPLCLLNMTKIETGEQFSMLTDGFSERTEHLVAHIDRERAALAEAIGCGYEPILEQLNEQWGSNYHTLKELFQSNPVYSSLQGPSNTDHRFIQEDIPFGIAPLASLGTSLHVPTPACSTMLSMYSMYFNQTFTGPEFDTSVITRLRRKLQS comes from the coding sequence ATGAAAATCGGTATCATCGGCGCGGGCAATACAGGTGTGGCATGTGCAACACACTTGACAGACGCCGGTTACGAGGCGGTTCTTTTCACACGCAGTGATGCCAAACAATCTGCTTTGCGAGAAGGTATCGAAGTCTCAGGCGCTGCCAATGGCAAGTACTCGTTTGATGCAGTAACAGATATCGCCCAAATGCTTCGTCGTGTCAACATAGTAATAATCTGCACCTGGGCAAATGCCCACAGCGAGGTTTTCACGGCAATACGTGAAGCACTCGCGTCACAATCCACACCGCACGATGACAATAATGAATCAGGATCCTTACAAGGGCCTATAGATATCATTGTTTTCAATGGCAATTGGGGCGCATACAAGGCGTACGCACAACTTGGTGAAAACCCTTCGATTGGATGCATTGCCGAAACATCGGGAATGCCTTACGTTGCCAACATGAATTTTGACGGTACCCCTCATCTTCACCTTTCAGCTATCAAAACAACTCTTACGGCTTCCTTCACCACAAAGAATTCCATTGCGCAAAACGTTCTTCATGACCTATACGAGGATGTCAAGGTTGCGGATTCTCTTTTTGAAACGTCACTGATGGCACCAAATCCCATCATCCACGCACCACTGTGCTTGCTCAACATGACGAAAATTGAGACAGGCGAGCAGTTCTCGATGCTCACGGATGGATTCAGCGAACGTACAGAGCACCTTGTGGCACACATTGACCGTGAACGCGCGGCACTTGCTGAAGCGATTGGCTGTGGATACGAACCAATTCTTGAACAGCTCAATGAGCAGTGGGGTAGCAACTACCACACCCTGAAAGAGTTGTTCCAATCCAATCCTGTCTATTCATCCTTGCAGGGGCCCAGCAACACCGACCACCGCTTTATTCAGGAAGATATTCCCTTCGGGATTGCACCTCTGGCGTCATTGGGCACGAGCCTGCATGTTCCCACTCCAGCCTGTTCCACAATGCTGTCGATGTATTCAATGTACTTTAACCAAACTTTCACTGGCCCGGAGTTTGATACCTCCGTGATTACGCGACTGCGCAGAAAGCTGCAATCATGA